In one window of Frigoriglobus tundricola DNA:
- a CDS encoding sigma-54-dependent transcriptional regulator has protein sequence MPTLLVVDDEPSVCYSIARLFGDETTRVLSAGTVAEGVRVFEAEKPDVVVLDLLLPDGSGLQAFEAIRGVSPKQPVIFITAHGTATTAIEAMKRGAFDYLIKPLDFTRVANILRRAFEAAHLMRVPPVVHALEPREQLVGRTPVMQEVCKQIGRAAPQDVNVLIMGESGTGKELIARAVYHHSKRADRPFLAINCAALPEQLIESELFGHERGAFTGADRQRIGKFEQCQDGTIFLDEIGDMPMAAQAKVLRLLQDQTFERIGGRETIRTRVRVIAATNQDLGRRIATGHFRADLFYRLQGVTITLPALRDRADDIAELAHHFLFVFNRELGLNVQGFDPEALACLRAYRWPGNVRELQGVLKEALLRATGGLLLPEFLPPAVRGRADTGPAPAAEPGELNVPALIDELLARGENDLHAQVMRSVERVLFDRVLRATGGHLGRAAERLGLNRSTLRYKLRDTGLTTDKLSAD, from the coding sequence ATGCCGACCCTTCTCGTGGTCGATGACGAGCCGAGTGTGTGTTACTCGATCGCCCGCCTCTTCGGCGACGAGACGACGCGCGTCCTCTCCGCGGGCACGGTGGCCGAGGGCGTGCGCGTCTTCGAAGCCGAGAAGCCGGACGTGGTCGTACTCGACCTGCTCCTGCCCGACGGCTCCGGGCTCCAGGCGTTCGAGGCCATCCGCGGCGTGTCCCCCAAACAACCGGTCATCTTCATCACCGCCCACGGCACGGCGACGACGGCCATCGAGGCGATGAAGCGCGGCGCGTTCGACTACCTCATCAAGCCGCTGGACTTCACCCGTGTGGCGAACATCCTGCGGCGGGCCTTTGAAGCGGCGCACCTGATGCGCGTGCCGCCGGTGGTCCACGCACTGGAGCCGCGGGAACAGCTCGTCGGCCGGACGCCGGTGATGCAGGAGGTGTGCAAGCAGATCGGCCGGGCCGCGCCGCAGGACGTGAACGTCCTCATCATGGGCGAGAGCGGCACCGGCAAAGAGCTGATCGCCCGCGCCGTCTACCACCACAGTAAGCGCGCGGACCGGCCGTTCCTGGCGATCAACTGCGCCGCGCTCCCCGAACAGCTCATCGAGAGCGAGCTGTTCGGCCACGAGCGGGGCGCCTTCACCGGCGCCGACCGGCAGCGGATCGGCAAGTTCGAGCAGTGCCAGGACGGGACGATCTTCCTGGACGAGATCGGCGACATGCCGATGGCCGCGCAGGCGAAGGTGCTGCGCCTGCTCCAGGACCAGACGTTCGAGCGGATCGGCGGGCGCGAGACGATCCGGACCCGCGTCCGGGTGATCGCGGCGACGAACCAGGACCTCGGGCGCCGGATCGCGACCGGGCACTTCCGCGCGGACCTGTTCTACCGGCTCCAGGGGGTCACGATCACGCTGCCGGCGCTGCGCGACCGGGCGGACGACATCGCCGAACTGGCCCACCACTTCCTGTTCGTGTTCAACCGCGAACTGGGGCTGAACGTGCAGGGCTTCGACCCCGAGGCCCTGGCGTGCCTGCGCGCCTACCGGTGGCCCGGGAACGTCCGCGAGTTGCAGGGCGTGTTGAAGGAGGCGCTGCTCCGCGCGACCGGCGGGCTGCTGCTGCCCGAGTTCCTGCCGCCCGCCGTGCGGGGCCGCGCCGACACCGGCCCCGCGCCGGCGGCCGAGCCCGGCGAGCTGAACGTACCGGCCCTGATCGACGAGCTTCTGGCGCGCGGGGAGAACGACCTGCACGCGCAGGTCATGCGGTCCGTCGAGCGGGTGCTGTTCGACCGCGTGCTGCGCGCCACCGGCGGGCACCTCGGCCGGGCGGCCGAGCGGCTCGGGCTGAACCGTTCGACGCTCCGCTACAAGCTGCGGGACACGGGCCTCACCACGGACAAGCTGTCCGCGGATTGA
- a CDS encoding GntR family transcriptional regulator, with the protein MSVNKGSVRAQIRRTLTERILTGQYQPGERLIELQLAHELGTSQGSVREALRELEATRLVETTPHRGTRVRMVGVTEIREAYFARGLLEQAAAPAAAAALKGKGEGLRKDVVAILRAADLRDYPEQAARVYSLHRTIVAASGNATLLRLWESLAFETWVRIRLGWGEINRALAESSYERILAALGSGNGVLAGDLLRTHAEAFAPPLLEPEVQRTTE; encoded by the coding sequence ATGTCGGTAAATAAGGGCAGCGTTCGGGCTCAGATCCGGCGCACGCTAACCGAACGCATCCTGACAGGGCAGTACCAACCCGGCGAGCGACTGATTGAATTGCAACTTGCCCACGAACTGGGCACGAGCCAGGGTTCCGTGCGGGAAGCGCTGCGTGAATTGGAAGCAACACGGCTCGTCGAGACGACCCCCCACCGTGGAACGCGCGTCCGAATGGTGGGCGTAACGGAGATCCGCGAGGCGTATTTCGCACGGGGGCTGCTCGAACAAGCCGCTGCGCCAGCGGCGGCTGCCGCGCTAAAAGGCAAAGGGGAGGGTCTTCGGAAGGACGTGGTCGCGATTCTCCGAGCGGCGGACCTGAGGGACTACCCCGAGCAAGCCGCGCGCGTCTACTCTCTTCACCGGACGATCGTGGCGGCGTCCGGAAACGCCACGTTACTTCGGTTGTGGGAATCGCTGGCGTTCGAGACGTGGGTGCGCATCCGACTCGGGTGGGGGGAGATCAACCGCGCGCTGGCAGAGAGCTCCTACGAGCGCATCCTCGCCGCTCTGGGAAGCGGAAACGGCGTCCTCGCCGGCGATCTCCTGCGCACACACGCGGAAGCCTTCGCCCCTCCGCTACTGGAGCCAGAGGTCCAACGCACCACGGAGTAA
- a CDS encoding DUF3500 domain-containing protein, with protein MQPADTLTSCPSCESGIPLGRRDFIRVLGTAAAAAAVGLTPLQKARAARAEKQAAAEALVFELFQTMTAEQKKKLLRPWDHKPTAKDKVPTRFATGNAAVEKLYIGTEYKKTQVELLDKIFRALGNGEEGYRELSRGGRFDASGDFESISALIYGEPVEGKKFSLVFTGHHLTVRCDGNSEEATAFGGPLYYGHTPNGYATTNVFYKQTRAATELYSALDADAKKVAVKSGTWHDEHGGVKVPKKGAKVPGLCYKDMTKDQKEQTEKLMKQLVSPYRKEDGDEVMELIKATGGMEKLSMAFYEEDKTSEKEPWSFWRLEGPGFVWSFRALPHIHTFVHVKGELV; from the coding sequence ATGCAGCCCGCCGACACACTCACTTCTTGCCCCTCCTGCGAGTCCGGAATCCCGCTGGGCCGGCGCGACTTCATCCGCGTTCTGGGCACCGCCGCGGCCGCGGCCGCCGTCGGCCTGACGCCGCTCCAGAAGGCCCGCGCCGCCCGTGCCGAGAAGCAGGCCGCGGCCGAGGCCCTGGTGTTCGAACTGTTCCAGACGATGACCGCCGAGCAGAAGAAGAAGCTGCTGCGCCCGTGGGACCACAAGCCGACGGCCAAAGACAAGGTGCCGACCCGCTTCGCGACCGGCAACGCCGCCGTGGAGAAGCTGTACATCGGCACCGAGTACAAGAAGACGCAGGTCGAGCTGCTGGACAAGATCTTCCGCGCCCTCGGCAACGGCGAAGAGGGGTACCGGGAACTCAGCCGGGGCGGGCGGTTCGACGCGAGCGGCGACTTCGAGAGCATCAGCGCTCTGATTTATGGCGAACCGGTGGAGGGGAAGAAGTTCTCGCTGGTGTTCACCGGCCACCACCTCACGGTGCGGTGCGACGGTAACTCGGAAGAGGCGACGGCGTTCGGCGGCCCGCTGTACTACGGCCACACCCCCAACGGCTACGCGACCACGAACGTCTTCTACAAGCAGACCAGAGCCGCGACGGAACTGTACTCCGCGCTCGACGCGGACGCAAAGAAGGTCGCCGTCAAGTCCGGCACCTGGCACGACGAACACGGCGGCGTGAAGGTGCCGAAGAAGGGGGCGAAGGTTCCCGGGCTGTGCTACAAGGACATGACAAAGGACCAGAAGGAGCAAACCGAGAAGCTGATGAAGCAACTCGTCTCCCCGTACCGCAAAGAGGACGGCGACGAGGTGATGGAACTCATCAAGGCCACGGGCGGGATGGAGAAGCTGTCGATGGCCTTCTACGAGGAGGACAAAACGAGCGAGAAGGAGCCGTGGAGCTTCTGGCGGCTGGAAGGTCCGGGGTTCGTGTGGAGCTTCCGCGCGCTGCCGCACATCCACACCTTCGTTCACGTCAAGGGCGAACTGGTCTAG
- a CDS encoding efflux RND transporter permease subunit, producing the protein MWIVRLALDRSYTFIVVSLLILVVGVVAIRKMPVDNFPNIDIPVVTVVYLYSGMPADDIEKRILLVTERVLTASVNDIEHMESTAYTGTGVIRIYFQPRAKIEAATAQVTATCQTVLNNMPQGTTPPYIVRYSATSVPVAQIAVSSDTLTEAQLYDYAANFIIQRLGTVQGARVPQPYGGKPRQIMVDLDPEQLYARGLSASDVSNAVNAQNLILPAGTAKIGATEYNIKVNSSPEVVAAFNEMPVKTVNGAPVYLRDVAQVRDGFAVQTNVVRRDGKRAVLLPILKGEGASTLDVVKRVREALPGIQAQMPPELKLEIMFDQSVFVRESVEGVLKEGAIAAGLTALLILVFIGSWRSTLIVIISIPLSVLCSILSLWVMGETLNVMTLGGLALAVGILVDDATVEIENVHRNLAMKKELRHAILDGAAQIAVPALVSTLAICIVFVPVVFLTGPAAYLFVPLALAVIFAMLASYFLSRTIVPTLMQALLGSEAASYAHGHHDDPSGVFGRLHARFEHAFERVRQMYRGLLAFALANRAVTVAFMLTFAIGSFALFPLIGRDFFPAVDAGQIRLHVRAPLGTRIEETEKIFGQIEDVIRENAPAEERDTILDNIGVSPFYTNTAYINNELVSPYDGEILVSLKHDHKPTAEHIRKLRQELPKRFPGCTFDFLPADVTGQVLTFGKSAPINVQVVGVRREENLAVAKQMLKRLAAISGVVDVRLRQIPDAPELRVDVDRVLANGLNVTQQEAARSLLVSLSSSFQGTPNFWVNPKNGVNYRVAVQTPQGKIDTVDALMSTPVTAGGTGEPQLLTNMASLRRSESAGLISHYNVQTVYEITASVQDRDLGGASADIRAVVEDTRGTLPKGSTLAIRGQIESMDESFAGLAFGLLFAVLLVYMLMVVNFQSWIDPLVILTALPGAAAGILWALFATGTTVSVPALMGGIMTVGVATSNSILMVTFANDRRAAGRNGLQAALEAGSTRLRPVLMTAMAMVAGMLPMSLGFGEGGEQNAPLGRAVIGGLTVATVYTLFFVPVAYSLLRRTAGSGEGATGTGHTDHHAEGSQA; encoded by the coding sequence ATGTGGATCGTTCGGCTCGCCCTCGATCGCTCGTACACATTTATCGTTGTTTCGCTGCTCATTCTCGTGGTGGGCGTGGTCGCCATCCGCAAGATGCCGGTGGACAACTTTCCCAACATCGACATCCCCGTTGTCACGGTCGTTTACCTGTATTCCGGGATGCCCGCGGACGACATCGAAAAGCGCATCCTCCTCGTCACCGAACGCGTGCTGACGGCCTCCGTGAACGACATCGAGCACATGGAGAGTACGGCCTACACCGGGACCGGGGTGATCCGCATCTACTTTCAGCCGAGGGCCAAGATCGAGGCCGCGACCGCGCAGGTCACCGCGACCTGCCAGACGGTGCTCAACAATATGCCGCAGGGCACGACGCCGCCCTACATCGTCCGGTACAGTGCGACAAGCGTGCCGGTGGCGCAGATCGCGGTTTCCAGCGACACCCTCACCGAGGCCCAGCTCTACGACTACGCCGCCAACTTCATCATTCAGCGGCTGGGTACGGTGCAGGGCGCGCGCGTGCCGCAGCCTTACGGTGGGAAGCCACGTCAGATCATGGTCGACCTGGACCCGGAGCAACTCTACGCCCGCGGCCTGTCCGCTTCTGACGTGAGTAACGCGGTCAACGCACAGAACCTGATCCTCCCCGCTGGCACGGCGAAGATCGGCGCGACCGAGTACAACATCAAGGTCAACAGCAGCCCCGAAGTCGTGGCCGCGTTCAACGAGATGCCGGTCAAGACGGTGAACGGCGCGCCGGTCTACCTGCGCGACGTCGCCCAGGTGCGCGACGGCTTCGCCGTCCAGACCAACGTCGTCCGCCGCGACGGCAAGCGGGCCGTGCTGCTGCCCATTCTGAAGGGCGAGGGCGCGTCCACACTGGACGTCGTGAAACGCGTCCGCGAGGCGCTGCCCGGCATTCAGGCGCAGATGCCGCCCGAACTGAAACTGGAGATCATGTTCGACCAGTCGGTGTTCGTCCGCGAGTCCGTTGAGGGCGTGTTGAAGGAAGGGGCGATCGCGGCCGGGCTGACCGCACTGCTGATCCTCGTCTTCATCGGGTCGTGGCGCTCGACGCTCATCGTCATCATCTCCATCCCGCTCTCCGTGCTGTGTTCGATCCTGTCCCTCTGGGTGATGGGCGAAACGCTCAACGTGATGACGCTCGGCGGGCTGGCGCTGGCGGTCGGTATCCTGGTGGACGACGCGACAGTGGAAATCGAGAACGTCCACCGCAACCTGGCGATGAAGAAGGAGCTCCGCCACGCGATCCTCGACGGGGCCGCCCAGATCGCGGTGCCGGCCCTCGTCTCGACGCTGGCCATCTGCATCGTGTTCGTGCCGGTCGTGTTCCTGACCGGTCCGGCGGCGTACCTGTTCGTGCCGCTGGCCCTGGCCGTCATCTTCGCCATGCTGGCGAGCTACTTCCTGTCGCGGACGATCGTCCCGACGCTCATGCAGGCCCTGCTGGGGAGCGAGGCCGCGAGCTACGCCCACGGGCACCACGACGACCCGAGCGGCGTGTTCGGTCGGCTGCACGCACGGTTCGAGCACGCCTTCGAACGGGTCCGACAGATGTACCGCGGGCTCCTGGCCTTCGCGCTGGCCAACCGCGCGGTGACGGTCGCGTTCATGCTGACGTTCGCCATCGGGTCGTTCGCGCTGTTCCCGCTCATCGGCCGCGACTTCTTCCCAGCGGTGGACGCGGGCCAGATCCGGCTCCACGTCCGGGCGCCGCTGGGCACGCGGATCGAGGAGACGGAGAAGATCTTTGGCCAGATCGAGGACGTGATCCGCGAGAACGCCCCGGCCGAGGAGCGCGACACGATTCTCGACAACATAGGCGTGTCCCCGTTCTACACGAACACGGCGTACATCAACAACGAGCTGGTCAGCCCCTACGACGGCGAGATCCTCGTCTCGCTCAAGCACGACCACAAGCCGACGGCCGAACACATTCGGAAGCTTCGGCAGGAGCTGCCGAAGCGGTTCCCGGGCTGCACCTTCGACTTCCTCCCGGCCGACGTGACCGGGCAGGTGCTCACGTTCGGCAAGTCCGCCCCGATCAACGTGCAGGTGGTCGGCGTGCGGCGGGAGGAGAACCTCGCGGTGGCGAAGCAGATGCTCAAGCGCCTCGCGGCCATATCGGGGGTGGTGGACGTCCGCTTGCGGCAGATCCCGGACGCCCCGGAACTGCGGGTGGACGTGGACCGGGTGCTGGCGAACGGGCTGAACGTCACGCAACAGGAGGCGGCCCGGTCGCTGCTCGTGTCGCTGAGTTCGTCCTTCCAGGGCACGCCGAACTTCTGGGTGAACCCGAAGAACGGCGTGAACTACCGGGTGGCCGTGCAGACCCCGCAGGGCAAGATCGACACGGTGGACGCCCTCATGAGCACGCCGGTCACCGCTGGCGGGACCGGCGAACCGCAGCTCCTGACGAACATGGCGTCGCTGCGGCGGTCGGAATCGGCCGGCCTCATCAGCCACTACAACGTGCAGACCGTGTACGAGATCACGGCCTCGGTCCAGGACCGCGACCTGGGCGGCGCGTCCGCGGACATCCGCGCGGTCGTGGAGGACACCCGCGGGACGCTCCCGAAGGGGAGCACGCTGGCGATCCGCGGACAGATCGAGAGCATGGACGAATCGTTCGCCGGCCTCGCCTTCGGCCTGCTGTTCGCGGTGCTGCTGGTCTACATGCTGATGGTCGTCAACTTCCAGTCGTGGATCGACCCGCTGGTCATCCTCACGGCGCTGCCCGGGGCCGCCGCCGGCATCCTCTGGGCGCTGTTCGCCACCGGCACCACGGTGAGCGTCCCGGCCCTCATGGGCGGCATCATGACCGTCGGCGTGGCGACCTCGAACAGCATCCTCATGGTGACGTTCGCGAACGACCGCCGCGCCGCGGGGCGGAACGGGCTCCAGGCGGCCCTTGAAGCCGGCTCGACCCGGTTGCGGCCGGTGCTGATGACCGCGATGGCGATGGTCGCCGGGATGCTGCCCATGTCCCTCGGGTTCGGCGAGGGCGGCGAGCAGAACGCCCCGCTCGGCCGGGCGGTCATCGGCGGCCTGACGGTCGCGACCGTGTACACCCTGTTCTTCGTGCCCGTCGCGTACAGCCTCCTCCGCCGCACCGCGGGATCGGGAGAGGGGGCGACGGGCACCGGCCATACGGATCATCACGCTGAAGGGAGCCAGGCATGA
- a CDS encoding sensor histidine kinase gives MTLNRQVLFQVTMPALLVALAMLGTSLLGIRSINHLQADQDKIVGEHVRSLEAAQDLETELRHIRFHSFVYVMGPDNPVRRGKVTRDQNEFERILGEIRARAGTDPEQNKVLNEIETGYKLYLRELEAVARAPVGPTAKDYLAWADAHPIRHIVTPCEELLKLNRRSMQETVEESAKRGRRASVWMIVLGILGGAGGLIGGFGVAWGLSRSITRLSVRLRDVHEHLDQEVGSLRLTAEGGDLSGMERQVGAILERVREVVGQLQRQECEALRAEQLAAVGQLAASIAHEVRNPLTSIKLLVGAALNGRFPRGLSETDLQVIHDEVGRLERKVQSLLDFARPLEIGPEPQDIAGVVHQVLDLLREQLNRQSVRLALDLPAGPVVAELDADQFKGVLMNLILNALDTMPAGGCLDVRLARAPGGSVLLTVADTGPGIDARVAERLFTPFFSTKPTGTGLGLSVSRRIVQAHGGTLTAANRAAGGACFTITLPGSSRHVPQPDANANNSPPNPSLSA, from the coding sequence ATGACACTGAACCGCCAGGTGCTCTTCCAGGTCACCATGCCGGCACTGCTCGTCGCGCTGGCGATGCTCGGCACCAGCCTGCTCGGCATCCGCTCGATCAACCACCTCCAGGCCGACCAGGACAAGATCGTCGGCGAACACGTCCGGAGCCTGGAAGCGGCCCAGGACCTGGAAACCGAACTGCGCCACATCCGGTTCCACAGTTTCGTGTACGTCATGGGGCCGGACAACCCGGTCCGCAGGGGGAAGGTGACGCGCGATCAGAACGAATTCGAACGCATTCTCGGTGAGATCCGCGCCCGGGCCGGCACCGACCCGGAACAGAACAAGGTGCTGAACGAGATCGAGACCGGATACAAACTGTACCTGCGCGAACTCGAAGCCGTCGCCCGGGCGCCGGTCGGCCCGACCGCCAAAGACTACCTCGCCTGGGCGGACGCCCACCCCATCCGACACATCGTGACCCCCTGTGAGGAGCTGCTCAAGTTGAACCGCAGGTCGATGCAGGAGACCGTCGAGGAGAGCGCGAAGCGGGGCCGCCGGGCCAGCGTGTGGATGATCGTACTCGGCATCCTCGGCGGCGCCGGCGGCCTGATCGGCGGGTTCGGCGTCGCGTGGGGGCTGAGCCGGTCCATCACGCGCCTGAGCGTCCGGCTCCGCGACGTTCACGAGCACCTGGATCAAGAAGTCGGCTCGCTCAGGCTGACGGCCGAGGGCGGCGACCTGTCGGGCATGGAGCGGCAGGTCGGCGCGATCCTGGAACGGGTCCGCGAGGTGGTCGGGCAGCTCCAGCGGCAGGAGTGCGAAGCGCTCCGGGCCGAACAACTGGCCGCGGTGGGGCAACTGGCCGCGAGCATCGCCCACGAGGTCCGCAACCCGCTCACGAGCATCAAGCTCCTGGTCGGGGCGGCCCTGAACGGGCGCTTCCCACGGGGGCTGTCCGAAACCGATCTCCAAGTGATCCACGACGAGGTCGGGCGGCTGGAGCGAAAGGTTCAGTCGCTGCTCGATTTCGCCCGGCCGCTGGAAATCGGTCCCGAGCCCCAGGACATCGCCGGCGTCGTCCACCAGGTCCTTGACCTGCTCCGCGAACAGCTCAACCGGCAGTCCGTGCGGCTCGCGCTCGACCTGCCCGCCGGGCCGGTGGTCGCGGAACTCGACGCCGACCAGTTCAAGGGCGTGCTGATGAACCTGATTCTGAACGCCCTCGACACCATGCCCGCCGGCGGCTGTCTGGACGTCCGGCTCGCGCGGGCGCCGGGCGGATCCGTGCTGCTGACGGTAGCGGACACCGGACCGGGGATCGACGCCCGCGTGGCCGAACGGCTGTTCACTCCGTTCTTCAGCACCAAGCCGACCGGAACCGGGCTGGGGCTGAGTGTCTCCCGGCGGATCGTTCAGGCGCACGGCGGGACACTGACCGCGGCCAACCGCGCCGCAGGCGGCGCCTGCTTCACGATCACGCTTCCCGGGTCCAGTCGGCACGTCCCGCAGCCGGACGCGAACGCGAACAACTCGCCGCCGAACCCCTCTCTGTCGGCGTGA
- a CDS encoding efflux RND transporter periplasmic adaptor subunit gives MSATTPPPAPAGHGHDPHDAPEAVPARPSSLRLAIIAVLTLGAVGALGVAGVRARNQQLAERTEAATAMHSDRPRVLTATAERAPARVEQVLPASAAPWRESPLYARTSGYLKGWKVDRGDVVTEGQLLAEIETPEVDAQLLQARATLAESRATLLRNKASAELARVNLDRLRQSYERGVSSRQDFDESDAALKVALATVQVSDATIQASEANVNRLETLQKFQKVTAPFAGVITARNYDSGALVIADSSGGREIFHIAAIDTLRVQADVPQTYATSVKVGQLAPVSRREVPGKEFPGTVGRTLQSVNVQTRTLRVEVDVPNHDHALLPGMYLQVRFQFEPQSAIVRVPGAAVVIRAEGAKVAVIDADGRVTYQVVKLGRDYGTVVEVTEGLKGGERLVVRPGDDLAPGTLVEPVAATDK, from the coding sequence ATGAGCGCGACGACACCGCCCCCCGCACCGGCCGGCCACGGCCACGACCCGCACGACGCTCCCGAAGCGGTTCCGGCCCGGCCGTCGTCCCTGCGGCTCGCGATCATCGCCGTGTTGACGCTCGGCGCGGTCGGCGCGCTCGGTGTGGCGGGGGTGCGGGCGCGGAACCAGCAGTTGGCCGAACGGACCGAGGCGGCGACGGCGATGCACTCGGACCGGCCGCGGGTGCTGACCGCGACGGCCGAGCGGGCGCCGGCCCGCGTGGAGCAGGTCCTGCCCGCGTCGGCGGCCCCGTGGCGCGAGTCGCCCCTGTACGCCCGGACGAGCGGCTATCTGAAGGGGTGGAAGGTGGACCGCGGGGACGTGGTGACGGAGGGGCAGTTGCTGGCCGAGATCGAAACGCCCGAGGTGGACGCCCAACTGCTCCAGGCGCGGGCGACCCTCGCGGAATCTCGTGCGACGCTGCTGCGGAACAAGGCGAGCGCCGAACTGGCCCGGGTGAACCTGGACCGGCTCCGGCAGTCGTACGAGCGCGGCGTGAGCTCGCGGCAGGACTTCGACGAATCGGACGCGGCCCTCAAGGTGGCACTGGCCACGGTGCAGGTGTCCGACGCGACGATCCAGGCGAGCGAGGCGAACGTCAACCGCCTGGAGACCCTCCAGAAGTTCCAGAAGGTGACCGCCCCGTTCGCGGGGGTCATCACCGCCCGCAACTACGATTCGGGCGCGCTGGTGATCGCCGACAGCTCGGGCGGCCGGGAGATCTTCCACATCGCCGCGATCGACACGCTGCGGGTGCAGGCGGACGTGCCCCAGACGTACGCGACCTCGGTAAAGGTCGGTCAGCTCGCGCCGGTGTCGCGCCGCGAGGTGCCGGGGAAGGAGTTCCCCGGCACAGTCGGCCGGACCTTGCAGTCGGTCAACGTCCAGACGCGCACCCTCCGGGTCGAGGTAGACGTGCCGAACCACGACCACGCGCTGCTGCCGGGCATGTACCTTCAGGTGCGGTTCCAGTTCGAGCCCCAGAGCGCCATCGTGCGGGTGCCGGGCGCCGCGGTCGTGATCCGGGCGGAGGGCGCGAAGGTCGCGGTCATCGACGCCGACGGGCGGGTCACCTACCAGGTGGTGAAACTGGGCCGCGATTACGGCACGGTGGTCGAGGTGACGGAAGGACTGAAGGGCGGGGAACGGCTGGTCGTGCGGCCGGGCGACGACCTGGCGCCGGGCACGCTCGTGGAGCCAGTTGCGGCCACCGACAAGTAG